One genomic region from Salvia hispanica cultivar TCC Black 2014 chromosome 2, UniMelb_Shisp_WGS_1.0, whole genome shotgun sequence encodes:
- the LOC125205820 gene encoding LOW QUALITY PROTEIN: eukaryotic translation initiation factor 5A-2 (The sequence of the model RefSeq protein was modified relative to this genomic sequence to represent the inferred CDS: substituted 2 bases at 2 genomic stop codons), translating into MSDEEHQFESKADAGASKTYPQQAGTIRKNGYIVIKGRPCKVVEVSTSKTGKHGHRLLTMKXLNPXVSLLTDNGNTKDDLRLPTDEALLAQIKDGFAEGKDLVVSVMSAMGEEQICALKDIGPK; encoded by the exons ATGTCGGACGAGGAGCATCAGTTCGAATCAAAGGCCGACGCCGGCGCCTCCAAGACTTACCCCCAGCAGGCCGGCACCATCCGTAAGAACGGTTACATTGTTATCAAGGGCCGCCCCTGCAAG GTTGTGGAGGTCTCAACTTCCAAAACTGGAAAGCACGGTCATAGACTATTAACAATGAAATAACTAAATCCATAGGTGAGCTTGCTGACTGACAATGGTAATACCAAGGATGATCTCCGTCTTCCTACTGATGAGGCTCTCCTTGCCCAG ATCAAGGATGGGTTTGCTGAAGGGAAGGACCTTGTTGTGAGTGTTATGTCTGCAATGGGGGAGGAGCAGATCTGCGCTCTCAAGGATATCGGTCCCAAGTAG
- the LOC125207885 gene encoding probable WRKY transcription factor 4 produces MAENESPPPPSRPAITLPPASSSGSFFTGGPSASPGPMTLLSTFFPENEPDAYCRSFSQLLGGAMPTVGQPAGEFMFQQNRPAGLAVSQPLAMFTVPPGLSPASLLDSPQFFPSSQGVLGLPHQHFLAQMAAQAHHFPNDFPSSSSFTLQRDAPPPRVQESSEIPRADTKSQPSNMVVDKPADDGYNWRKYGQKQVKGSEYPRSYYKCTRAECPVKKKVERSFDGQITEIIYKGQHNHARPVKRARDSSEMESKTEQDSAPERVSESSDSEEVGGDGEAERVNGRDEDEHESKKRRVEETSSSHRTVTEPRIIVQTTSEIDLLDDGYRWRKYGQKVVKGNPYPRSYYKCTSQGCNVRKHVERAASDAKAVITTYEGKHNHEVPAAKASSHSSANAAASQLRPLAERYGRNEQQANGIPRMKEEQDNISFSQNDWKHSR; encoded by the exons ATGGCCGAAAACGAATCTCCGCCGCCACCGTCGAGGCCCGCGATTACTCTGCCGCCGGCAAGCTCATCAGGGAGCTTCTTCACTGGCGGGCCGTCCGCCAGCCCGGGCCCGATGACTCTCCTCTCCACCTTCTTCCCTGAGAATGAACCAGACGCCTACTGCCGCTCATTTTCTCAGCTTCTCGGCGGCGCCATGCCCACCGTCGGACAGCCGGCCGGCGAGTTTATGTTTCAGCAGAATAGGCCGGCGGGGCTGGCGGTGTCTCAGCCGCTGGCAATGTTCACGGTTCCGCCCGGTTTGAGCCCTGCTAGCTTACTCGATTCGCCGCAGTTTTTCCCATCTTCTCAG GGTGTGCTAGGACTTCCTCACCAACATTTCCTAGCTCAGATGGCTGCACAGGCTCATCACTTTCCCAACGATTTCCCATCCTCGTCGTCCTTCACTCTGCAACGAGACGCCCCTCCTCCTCGCGTGCAAGAATCATCCGAGATTCCACGCGCTGATACGAAATCCCAACCTAGTAACATGGTTGTTGACAAGCCTGCTGATGACGGCTACAACTGGCGAAAGTATGGGCAGAAGCAGGTGAAGGGCAGTGAGTATCCCCGAAGCTACTACAAATGCACGCGCGCAGAATGCCCGGTCAAGAAGAAAGTGGAGCGCTCTTTCGATGGTCAGATCACCGAGATCATCTACAAAGGGCAGCACAACCACGCCCGCCCTGTTAAGCGTGCTAGAGATAGCTCGGAGATGGAGTCCAAGACAGAGCAGGACTCTGCTCCTGAACGTGTGTCGGAGTCAAGTGACAGCGAGGAAGTGGGCGGAGATGGTGAGGCAGAGCGAGTGAATGGGAGAGACGAGGATGAACACGAATCTAAGAAAAG ACGTGTTGAGGAAACCTCGTCGTCTCATCGTACGGTTACAGAGCCTAGGATCATTGTTCAGACAACAAGTGAGATTGATCTCTTGGATGATGGCTATAGGTGGCGAAAATATGGGCAGAAAGTTGTTAAAGGGAATCCTTATCCAAG AAGCTACTACAAGTGCACGAGCCAAGGTTGCAATGTGAGGAAGCATGTGGAGAGAGCAGCGAGCGATGCCAAAGCTGTGATAACAACCTACGAGGGGAAGCACAACCACGAAGTTCCTGCTGCTAAGGCTAGCAGCCACAGCAGTGCTAATGCTGCTGCTTCACAGTTGAGACCGCTTGCTGAGAGATACGGGCGTAACGAGCAGCAAGCTAACGGGATTCCTCGTATGAAGGAAGAACAGGACAACATAtctttttctcaaaatgactGGAAACATAGCAGGTaa